The following proteins are encoded in a genomic region of Arachis ipaensis cultivar K30076 chromosome B02, Araip1.1, whole genome shotgun sequence:
- the LOC110267762 gene encoding probable acyl-[acyl-carrier-protein]--UDP-N-acetylglucosamine O-acyltransferase, mitochondrial, translated as MMNIFLMVSQDVPKYTMVAGERAELRGLNLVGLTRRGFSTAEIRSLKAAYRKIFMHAVAAGLRGCWFMDYSDFLKLLISIVVWCTTYIAIVFLDSFPSVNCPTAS; from the exons ATGATGAACATTTTTTTAATG GTTTCACAAGATGTTCCAAAGTACACAATGGTAGCCGGAGAAAGAGCGGAGCTTCGGGGTCTAAATTTAGTGGGCCTGACTCGACGTGGATTCAGCACTGCAGAG ATCAGGAGCCTTAAAGCAGCCTATCGGAAGATATTCATGCATGCTGTGGCTGCTGGGTTAAGGGGTTGTTGGTTTATGGACTACTCTGATTTCCTGAAATTGTTGATTTCTATTGTTGTTTGGTGCACTACTTATATTGCTATTGTATTTCTTGATTCCTTTCCGTCCGTTAATTGTCCTACAGCTTCCTGA